CATGAGTCCGAATATTTGCTCAAGACCAGAGAATGACAAATGAGGGTGGTTCAACATGTCCTATGATTCAGATGCATTGATGGTTTATTCCGTGGCGGCTTCCCCTCTCTTTGTACGTCTGCCAACTTTAGGATTCTCATAATGATTATGCGGTCGTAGCTTGCCTTAAAAATCCGGAGAATTCTCATCCTCCTTGTGCCACTTGGCTGCTGGGGGTGGTACGTCTGCCGATAAAAGAAATTGTTACACCAAGGGGCCTCACTGCAAACTTCATTTTTGATTAGTTTCGTTGTCACCTTTTCCGTCCCATTGATAAAAAGGATTCCGTTGCCGGGACTCGAACCCGGGTCTCTCGGGTGAGAGCCGAGTATCCTAACCAACTAGACTACAACGGATTTGATGACACCGAGATCACATAATCATATTGTGTCTAAATAATTTACAGATGTACAACGAATTACCCTCCTAAACTTATTCTGCTTGTGCAGtcaaaataattttcttattttatCTTAATTATTTTACTAATgacttcataaaaaataaaatatatcaataattaattcaattctaaaatttataCATATAATGCTAGATGGTTAATATCATCAGAAGAAGCTttctgatttttaaaaaaaaattaaaaaaaatgaaaaaagtggTAACCAAATATATTTTACTTAGATATATGAAAATAGAGAGGATTTTAATGAAGACAATAAAGTTAGGGTTATTGCTATCTAAACATAGGaggaaataaaatatataaaggaGGATCAGGGTGGGGGGGTAAAAAaagtagatctaaatctgattttttatttatgagaatTCGGGATTTACCGATTATCCAATTGAAAAAGTATTGAATCATATCTATGGGTAATTGGAACAAATGTGAAAAATGAAACATtaataagaagggagaaaaaaagataataaaagaaaagagggagaaaaaaagaaaaaagataggaaggaagaagaaaagaagagagagaaataaaagaagaaggagaTGGTGAGATCTTCCTCTCCATACTTTATTGGATTGAAACAAAGAtggctcaaatttttttttttataaaattttaaattcaatcaTTTAAACAAGTCCGTGAACATTGATGTTCTACTAGAAAAattaaggaaaaaaagaaaacagaactCGGAGTCGGGTCTCTAGGCGGGGGACTGGCTAACGAGGAAGACCCGTCTGCCGAACGTCCGCACGCCGTCCCTTTGTCCGTATCCTATCGGAAATCGCGTGAAGGGTCTTGGTTTCCGCTAGGGTTTTGGGGGTCAGGGTTAGGGTTTTGCGAAATCTGTAGAGAGATTATCGAGAAACCATGAGTGCGTGGGCTCATCCTTCTCCGATTGCAGCAAGATTAAGAATCCTCTCATCGATCGATCGCCTTCCATCCGCAAGTCTTGCCTTCTTCATTCCTTCCCCCGTGAATTCTTCTCCTCCACCAATTTCCTTGAGTTCCGGATTCTCTGTGAATCCACGGCGGTTCCAGAAGGGGCGTGAATGGTTTTCCGCCGCCTCCAGTGGCCGGAATCCGCCGGCCTTGGTGGAAGGGCCAGCCGGGGAGGAAGCACGGGAGGCCATCATGGAGATGCTGCAAGAATTCGGAGCTTCGAAGGGGGACTCGGCGGTTATCGCTACGAATTCTCCCAAGTATATCGAGATGCTTGTGGGTAATGTTCGAGAATTGGATGAGCACGGTCTATGGAGTTCATGGAATGCCGAGATGGAAGAAGAAAGGGTGGACTTTATGAGTCTTAGTTTTAAGAAGAAGGTGTACCACATGGCGAAGAGTAAAGGAGATGGTGGGATACTACCCCTTTTGGAAAGCATTGGTCTGAAGCTCTCCTCTGCCATGCTCATTGCCAGGTATTTGTCTTCGGAAAGGCTTCCCGAGCTAATCGAAAAGGTAAGTAGTTCAATTCTCATATacatattcaattttaatttGTATGAGATGAGATGCAGAGGCACaaggattttagatttttttttttttttttcagtgtctCATTTGATTCCATCATCGGTTTTCCAATACTCAAATTACCTGCACAAGAAAACTGGAATGAATCTGGCCCTACAGCTTTTGAGTTCTTGAGTTTAATAGCCTTCCTCATCCCCCACCCTgacaaaaagagaaagaagaagaagggaggggTGTATTGCCTGCTAAGGGATATCATTCTTGTCCTGTCATCAAATAAGCTTCTTGAATTTTTGAGCGTGCATGTTCTAATGCTTCTAATTATGGGTTGTCAATGTTCTTAGTGAGTAATcttgttttatgaaaataattacaGCTTGTTCGCATTTGATCTTCTTTTATGGTGATGCTTCTCAGAACGACCCCCAACTTGTCTTCCCTCTTCCATTGTTTTTTGATCCAGGCAACTCAGTAGCAGTATCTATTGAATTTATGGTGGTTCTTCATATTAACACCCCCACCCCTCTCCCCTGCTCCCATTCTTCCCCTGTTGCACTTTCTCCAAAAACAATTGCCAGCTCCAGTGCCACTTCCATGCAACTGTATAGAACAAATTAATTTTTCATGCCTTTatcattttatttcttctttttttttttcatgaaaaagagacttttccttttccttcttaAAGACCGAAAACTGAAGAATTTCAGGGTTCTATAGTCATAATACTTTTGGCTTGCTTTTTGTTGTCTTTCGGTGATACATATTCAAGGCAtactaaagagaagagagaataagGATTGTTTAGTATGGCAAGTTTGTGAATGGAGTACCTATCTATATTTGGCATTTATATTCCTTTTTAAAAGTAAATAAATGTAATATATGTTGGGAGTGGGCATTTTGTCCTTTTGTTCATCATGCACAAGCGGTCCTACTGGGGAGGGAATGGGCTGGTGGTCAGTCAGTAATCACCTAAGTCACCTTTATGCATGCTTCACGTGACTGTATAAGAAGGAACTGTTTCCTCAATTATCATGTGATAAACCTTTTTATTACCAATGGAGGTGTTTTACTTTCTTCAGTCTCTCTAATCATACCTACACTTGTAATAGCTGTCAAATTACTTTGATATCATCAAATGTTAGTGTAGGAAATAAATATTTCTTATCTATTTATCTGAATTACTAATGTTGGAGTCATTGGTTGGGTCTTTCATTGGCTGCTTGGAATCTACATTGTTTGATCATTTGTGCATTTTTGCAGGTTAAATTTATGAAGGAAATGCTATTTTCAAGCAGTGGTTATGAGGTAGTCATAGGAAGAAATGCTAGACGCATGATGAGGCACCTATCAATTTTTATAGATGAGGATATTCAGAGTACTTTATCATTTTTCGAAAAAGTgagttacaatttttttttttaattgttctGGAAAATCTTTCCTAGTCTTTCTTTGAATTATCGATGTTTTTATATATACTGTGCATGTATCTTTGTTGAACCTTCATAATCTACTAACCTTTCCTAAAATTTATGTTGATATTGCAGATGGAGGCAAGACATGGTGGTTTGAACATGATAGCATATGAAGATGCCTCATTTCCATATATAATCGAATCATTTCCGCGGCTTCTTTTGTGCTCAACAGAAAACCATTTGAAACCATTTGTTGGTTTTCTTGAACTAGTTGGAGTTTCTAAAGAAAGAATTTCTGCTATACTTTTATCATTTCCTCCCATTATTTTCTACGATATTGAGAAAGAAATGAAGCCAAGAATTCATTCTCTGGAGAAGGTATCCAAGTATCCaaccaaaaaaatttagatatgcctTGTGTGGTTTCATTTAGAACTTATCCTAGATTTCATGCATTATTTGTATATATGATTTCTTTCATTAAGAGCATGAAAAAAAAGTTACCATTAAAATAATTTTCTGTGAGAGTTGAATCATTTGTTATTGAGTTTGCCTGCAGAATTCTAGTATCGATATGCTTTTGAATGCATAATATATATGGTAATaagttgttgggtggatgtctggccaggacaccatctcccaagatcctttcagtaccacgcgatgcagcaggaagaaagaagaaacaaaacaaaaggaaaaacaatcaaaatacgtggatcagccacaaaagggctcgcctccacagggcatgcaaacttcactatgaaaagaaaattttacaagaggagacctcaccctcaacccttgtacacccaattctctctcacataaagtttccctcacaaaagctctctctttcttggagaccccctgaacccctgaagagcctcgcgaccgctgtccaggagcctcctgctccttctctcacagcgcctcacgcctctctctctcctctgattcgtACGGCAGCGAGAAAACCGAAAACCACCGCTCTCTGTTTCGTCTCAGGGCCTTTTAAAAGCTTAAACATAgcttaaaccttgattagagagggattaggactccttaatcaaaccaaatcacgtcccagaccgtccgatcaagaccgggagctctTTGGGCCCTTAGATctcgctccggtccacggaatagtgccgtggaccgcgagaaacgcgtgggaaatgcccacggggtccacaggccgggccgtggaccacccggtccacggtggaccggggcaagggccagcaggcccgctggcctgggccggccctcgcgcgcgggcctgcgccgCGCCTGCgctcgcctgggccgcgcgccccgctgggccgcgcgcccgcctgggccccgggcccccaccgcgcgggcctgggtcgcgcatctcgcgccggcctgggtcgcgcgtcccgcgcgccaccgcctgcggccgcgctgctgccgcccgccgccggtcgccggcggttctccgccgcctcgattctcgtgccgacttcataagctcgtatctcccccatccgagctccgtttcaggtgatcttggtctcatttgactccgtttttcgccgcgaacctcgctgtgggctcaatgtgggctgaatctcgaggcgtcaaatcctaacaatctccacctcgactcgatattcggcctcctccaaacttcgagagcttctggatctcctcgccctcatgccctggggcaatcgcctgctgatcatggatgggcaaacatgggagtcgagccaggctgctcgatcccatctccatcgtatgctgtgctcctcctgacctgagatctgctcggggcatcatcctgcggcaataggaatcttaccttgcaacgtcgcctctcgtcctcccgagtctcctgtcccgtgcccgatctgcctcttggagctccacctcgctctgggctccacctggctcccgatgctacacctcgcactgggctccctgccaggtaataatgtcctctgctccccttcttcccctccagcacaatcctatcgccgcgtagcaccctcaggattcctccaccagctaccgtcctgtagcctctcgaatccagtctgctaagtgagataagattccgcctgaaattgggtatgtatcggacctcccccaatctcctcactgcaccgtcatgtatcctccagctgaccgtcccaatgcctctgatcgcacagctcgatccatccggcagatatacagtgctctcactgtttttcagggagtcaaactgctcctctctgcaacacacatgataggggcatacagaatctaatatccactgttgggaagaagtagatacctcgtcagatatctccaggacatctccatctgaatcactgctggccgtcgctacagcagccaccgtccgatttttcagttgagggcaatctctggctagatgccccaactcttcacaccggtaacatctggttttgctcaagtccctcctggacttagaccgccctcgttgcgatcttctgtcgctccgtctaccgcctcctgcaccttcaGAAGccgccaaagctgagctatcgacacctgagctcgaagctgggttctccctcctgagaacctcgttttggagtatcgccgcggtgacctcgtccatcttgatagtgctcttccccactagaagagcagtcaccaaggactcgtacgaagaaggaagcgatgccagcaaaaccagcgccctggtcttctcctcaacgttctcgccaacgctaagaaggtcggtgaggattttctggaagtggctcagatgctcctgcacgctctgtccctcagtcatccgcagttggtaaaactacctccagaggaaaagtgtgttggtgagagacttcgccatgtacaactcctcgagcttcgaccacagcaccgtcggggaagtctcgctcagcacatggatcaccacctcatccgtcaggtacatgcggatggtactcaccgcctgcatctgtagccgtttccaatcccgcacctccatggtggtcggcttctcatcgcacaagagagcatcgatcaacccctgttggatgagcacgtccttcacccttgcctgccacaaggagaaattgctcttaccatcgaacttgttgatctccatcttgattgttcttattttctccatcttcagtcttgctcaccaccactgcaatctgcgtccttgtaccgccttgctctgataccacttgttgggtggatgtctggtcaggacaccacctcccaagatcctttcagtaccacgcgatgcagcaggaagaaagaagaaacaaaacaaaaggaaaaacaatcaaaatacgtggatcagccacaaaagggctcgcctccacggagcatgcaaacttcactatgaaaagaaaattttacaagaagagacctcaccctcaacccttgtacacccaattctctctcacataaagttcccctcacaaaagctctctctctctcttggagaccccctgaacccctgaagagcctggcgaccgctgtccaggagcctcctgctccttctctcacagcgcctcacgcctctctctcctctgattcgtACGGCAGCGAGAAAACCGAAAACCACCGCTCTCTGTTTCGTCTcggggccttttaaaggcttaaacatagcttaaaccttgattagagagggattaggactccttaatcaagccaaatcacgtcccagaccgtccgatcaagatcgggagctctCTGGGCCCTTAGATctcgctccggtccacggaatagtgccgtggaccgcgagaaacgcgtgggaaacgcccacgcggtccacaggccgggccgtggaccacccgatccatggtggaccggggcaagggccagcaggcccgctggcctgggccggcccgcgcgcgcgggcctgggccgcgcctgcgcgcgggcctgcgcgccccgctgggccgcgcgcccgcctgggccgcgcgcccgcctgggcccccacctcgcgggcctgggtcgcgcgtcccgcgtcggcctgggtcgcgcgtcccgcgcgccaccgcctgcggccgcgccgctgccgcccgctgccggtcgccggcggtcctccgccgtctcgattctcgtgccgacttcataagctcgtatctcctccatccgagctccgtttcaggtgatcttgatctcgtttgactccgttttttgccgcgaacctcgctgtgggctcaatgtgggctgaatctcgaggcgtcaaatcttaACATAAGTAATGTTctaaccaaggttttaaatcttgtGGGGCAGGGCTGTCTCGATTTTTTCATGGAAGGTCGTGCCGCCATCCTGCCCTGTCCCGACAGTTGGGATAGCAGATGTCCCAAGACGTCCCGATTGGAATGTTGGGACACTAACGAGATGGTCCAATCTTGACACATGGGATGGTATCCTATTCCGGTGTCCCGCGGGACGTCTTGCTGGGACCTAAATCCTTGGTTCCAACTTCTTTAATCACCTTGGTTCTATTATGACTTCAGATATCTATCTTCTTGTGACTACGATGAGCTTGAGCTAGTGGTTAGATCCATATGTGAAATTTATTCCTCAAACTGATGTTTTTTTAACTGAAATACAATTTTTTAGAGTTCATGGCTTCATGCACTTCTTTTTGCACTCTTCCTCTGGAATAGAAGTTATGTCagaatcatattcattatttgatAAGGGACTGCAAAAATAAGCTGTAATCTGATACCTCAGATTTAATGCGTACTTTATAAAACATGATTGACAACCAAAGTGTGTCTATTACAACTTATTATAGAAAGTTTACAGTGGAGAACTGCAGAGTTGCAAAGGCTTACTTTTTTCTTGATCACTGCTGTGTAAGATCCTGATTGCCTTTGAAGATAATGAAAAGAACGGTTAAATGATTATAGAAAAGTGTTCTGGTAAGACATACAGAGGCAGTTTTTCATTGAAGCCATATTGCATAGCCTAGACAGTCATGAAGTGATTGTTTATGGTAACTAGGTGACACTGCCAAGATTAAAATACTGAGGGAAAATACAA
The DNA window shown above is from Elaeis guineensis isolate ETL-2024a chromosome 8, EG11, whole genome shotgun sequence and carries:
- the LOC105050447 gene encoding uncharacterized protein, with amino-acid sequence MSAWAHPSPIAARLRILSSIDRLPSASLAFFIPSPVNSSPPPISLSSGFSVNPRRFQKGREWFSAASSGRNPPALVEGPAGEEAREAIMEMLQEFGASKGDSAVIATNSPKYIEMLVGNVRELDEHGLWSSWNAEMEEERVDFMSLSFKKKVYHMAKSKGDGGILPLLESIGLKLSSAMLIARYLSSERLPELIEKVKFMKEMLFSSSGYEVVIGRNARRMMRHLSIFIDEDIQSTLSFFEKMEARHGGLNMIAYEDASFPYIIESFPRLLLCSTENHLKPFVGFLELVGVSKERISAILLSFPPIIFYDIEKEMKPRIHSLEKAGIGDKDIGRMLLKYPWILSSSIQGNYANILAFFYERKVPKSSVDLAIKSWPHLLGCSIQKMKSIVEQFSELGVNKKMLVPVITSSPQLLLKKPHEFLEVVSFMEEVGFDGKTIGRILCRCPEIFAANVDNTLRKKVNFLTDFGISKDCLPRVIRKYPELLLLDINNTLMPRMRYLMGIGLSKRDVCSMICRFSPLLGYSIEIVLNPKLEFFLSTMKKPLKELVEYPRYFSYSLDKKIKPRFWILKNRNVECSLKDMLAKNDEDFAAEYMGIGRLLVVPSPVPPEDD